The Parus major isolate Abel chromosome 5, Parus_major1.1, whole genome shotgun sequence genome contains a region encoding:
- the SMIM38 gene encoding small integral membrane protein 38, with amino-acid sequence MESVLLMVLLVAIILIRFILWSCLSTYIDYKLSQRFPDRRKED; translated from the coding sequence ATGGAATCAGTCCTTTTGATGGTTTTACTGGTTGCAATTATATTAATACGATTCATTTTGTGGTCCTGTCTTAGTACTTATATAGATTATAAACTGTCCCAAAGGTTTcctgacagaagaaaagaggacTAA